GCCTTGGCTCGTGGCCAAGCTCAGGCCGGTCCAGGAGCCGCGCAGCTCGGGGTTCATGTGCGGCGTGCGCTCGCCCGCCAGGTAGGGCCTAAAGAGCACGCCGTTCGCGCCGGGCGTGCTCTCGGCCGCCAGCGCCATCAGCGCGTCAAAATCCCGTTCGGGCGCGAACACGCTCCTGTACCACTGAAGGCTGCCCGCCGCCGCCAGCGTCACGCCGAGGAGATGATAGCCGCCGTCGGCGTGGGCGAAGAGGTGGACGCGGCCCTGGGGGTCGGGCGTGGGCTCCGTCAGCGGGACGAAGAGGACGCCCGAGGTGCCCAGGCTGACGCTGCCCCTATGGGGCCGGGTGCTCGACAGCCCCAGGCCGGTCGCGGCGGCGGCGTTGTCGCCCGCCCCGGCGATGACGGGCAGCCCTTCGGGCAGCCCTGTCGTCTGGGCGATGGCCGCTCTGAGCCCGCCGACCTCTTCGTGCGAGGCGACGACCTTGGGAAAGAGAGCAGGGGAGAGCTCAAGCGCCGCCAGGATCTCCTCGTCCCAAGTCTTGCGCGCCAGGTTGAGGCAGCCGACGCCCGAGGCGTCCGAGGGCTCGGTCGCCACGCTACCGGTCAGGACGAAGCCGAGGTAGTCCTTGGGCAGGAGGACATGCTCGGTGCGGGCGAAGTTCTCCGGCTCGTTCTCGCGCAGCCACAAGACTTTGGGGAGCTGGAAGCCGGTGATCGCCGGGTTGCCGGTCTTGGCGATGAGGGTCTTGCGCGCGACCTCCCTTTCGATGTCCCTGACCGCCTCAGCCGTGCGCTGGTCGTTCCAGAGGGGCGCGGGACGGACGACCTCGCTCGAAGCGCCCAAGGCGACCATGCCGTGCATCTGGCCCGACAGGCCGAGCGCCAGGACGCTGTGGCCTTGGAGCTTTCCGGCCAGCTCCTCGAGCGCCCCCAGCGTGGCGCTCACCCAGTCCGCCGGGTCCTGCTCGGTCCAGCCGGGCTTGGGGGTATGGAGGGGATAGTGCCCGCTCGCCTCGGCGGCGACCTCGCCTTCCGGCGTGACCGCCACCACCCGCACCCCGCTGGTGCCGAGGTCGAGGCCGAGCGCGACCCCAGTCTTTGTGGCCACTAGCGCGCGCCCAGGAGCAGCTCTACGGTGAGCTGGTCGAGCCTTTCCAGCCCCGGCCCGCGCCGCCCAAGCGCTTCGCGGTCGAAGCTGCGCTCCTTGAGCGCTGCGGCGTTTTCCCTCGAGTAGGTCTTGAGGGCCTCGAGCTCGTCGTCTTGAACCTTGTACGCCTCGAGCGCTGCCTGAATCTCGGCGTCCTGGTCAAACCTCTCCGCCTTTTCCTTGAGGATGAGGTAGGTGCGCATGCAGCCCTTGGCGAACTCCCACACCCCCGCCTCGTCCTCGGTTCTGAGGGCGTGGGCGTCGAAGTGGCGGGGGCCGTCGTAGCCCGAGCTTTCTAGGAGCTTGACGGTGATGAAGGCGGCCTTGAGGTTTTCCGCGCCGAAGCGCAGGTCCTGGTCGAAGCGGCTCATCTTCTGGTCGTTTAAGTCCACGTGAAAGAGCTTGCCCGCGTCCAAAGCCTGCGCGAGCGCGTGCGGAAAGGAGAGGCCGGCCATCGTCTCGTGGGCGAACTCGGGGTTGACGCCGACCAGCTCGGGCTTGTCCAGGGTGGCGATAAAGCCCAGGGCCGAGCCCACCGTGGGCAGGAAGAGGTCGCCGCGCGGCTCGTTGGGCTTGGGCTCGAGGGCGAACCTGTAGCCATAGCCCTGGTCCTCGGAATAGTCGCAGAGGAAATCGATGGCCTCGCGGAAGCGGGCCAGGCTGGCTAGGAGCTTGCCGCCCGCGTCCACCTCGGTCCCCTCGCGGCCGCCCCAGAAGACGTAGGTCTCGGCGCCCAGGTCCGCGCCCAGGTCCATCGCCCGCATCGTCTTTTGCAGCGCGTAAGCCCTCACCCGGGCGTCGGCGGAGGTGAAGGCGCCGTCCTTGAAGGCGGGGTCGGTGAAGAGGTTGGTCGTCGCCATCGGCACCTTC
The nucleotide sequence above comes from Deinococcota bacterium. Encoded proteins:
- the xylB gene encoding xylulokinase: MATKTGVALGLDLGTSGVRVVAVTPEGEVAAEASGHYPLHTPKPGWTEQDPADWVSATLGALEELAGKLQGHSVLALGLSGQMHGMVALGASSEVVRPAPLWNDQRTAEAVRDIEREVARKTLIAKTGNPAITGFQLPKVLWLRENEPENFARTEHVLLPKDYLGFVLTGSVATEPSDASGVGCLNLARKTWDEEILAALELSPALFPKVVASHEEVGGLRAAIAQTTGLPEGLPVIAGAGDNAAAATGLGLSSTRPHRGSVSLGTSGVLFVPLTEPTPDPQGRVHLFAHADGGYHLLGVTLAAAGSLQWYRSVFAPERDFDALMALAAESTPGANGVLFRPYLAGERTPHMNPELRGSWTGLSLATSQGDMVRSVLEGVAYSLRDALTVMTPLAEAKELLATGGGARSKFWLQIVADVLE
- the xylA gene encoding xylose isomerase gives rise to the protein MSPYQPKPEHRFSFGLWTVGNVGRDPFGEPTRQPLPAPYVVEKLAALGAYGVNLHDNDLVPIDASAGEHDRIVREFKTALNDHGLKVPMATTNLFTDPAFKDGAFTSADARVRAYALQKTMRAMDLGADLGAETYVFWGGREGTEVDAGGKLLASLARFREAIDFLCDYSEDQGYGYRFALEPKPNEPRGDLFLPTVGSALGFIATLDKPELVGVNPEFAHETMAGLSFPHALAQALDAGKLFHVDLNDQKMSRFDQDLRFGAENLKAAFITVKLLESSGYDGPRHFDAHALRTEDEAGVWEFAKGCMRTYLILKEKAERFDQDAEIQAALEAYKVQDDELEALKTYSRENAAALKERSFDREALGRRGPGLERLDQLTVELLLGAR